The Synechococcus sp. M16.1 genome includes the window TTGGCCGCCCAGGGATATCCAGCCCTGGCAGTGTCGTTGTTCTCCCGTACGGCTCCAGATCTGGAGTTGGCTTACGAGGCCTCCGATCTGGCTGAAGGACGCCGCCATAAGGACGCCACCACCAGCGAGCAGATCGTTGCTGATGTCGCCGCCGCAGTCAGCTGGTTCAGGGCTCGTTACCCGCAGGCCGCCATCCATGTGGTGGGCTTCTGTTTCGGCGGGCATGCCGCTTTTCTTGCGGCCACGCTGCCCGGGGTTGAGCACGCTTTTGATTTTTACGGTGCCGGTGTGAGCCGAATGCGGCCTGGTGGTGGTGAGCCCTCTTTGGCTCTGCTGCCTGAGATCAAGGCGCGGCTCACCTGTGTCTTCGGTATGGCTGATCCGTTGATTCCTCAAGAGGATCGCGAAGCCATAGGGGCCGCCCTAAGCAAGGTCGATACCGCCGGCCATCGCTTGCGCGTTGTGGAGTATGCCGGTGCCGATCACGGCTTCATGTGCGAAGCTCGCAGCGCTTTCCATCCCCAGGCCTCAGCCCAGGGATGGCGCTTGCTGCTGGCTGGCGACCCTGTGGCTTAGCCCTGGGGGCTGGCCACCTTGGCGGCGGTGGGCTTTGGCGGTGCGGGGATGGTGCGCACGGCCTTGTTGGCGGCCTGCTCCTTCTCCTCTTTCTTCACCAGCGGCGTTTTGCGCGGGGTGAGGAACATGATCATGTTGCGGCCCTCCCGCTTGGGCGCCTGCTGGATTTCGGCCTTCTCCTCAAGATCCTTGGCCATCCGCCGCAGCAGCGTTTCCGCCAGCGCCGTGTGCTGAATTTCGCGGCCGCGGAAGATCACGGTGCATTTCACCTTGTCGCCCGCCTTGAGGAAGCGCTGGGCCTGACCGATCCGCACGTCGTAGTCGTGCTGATCGATCTTGTAGCGCATCTTGACCTCTTTGACTTCGGTCTGGTGCGACTTCTTTTTGGCCTCTTTGGCTTTCTTTTCCTGCTCGAACTTGAACTTGCCGTAGTCCATGATCCGGCAGACCGGTGGGTCAGCCTTCTCGCTCACCAGCACCAGATCCAGTTCCCGGTCGCGGGCCACATCGAGGGCTTCTTCGCGGCTGATCACGCCCAGCTGAGCGCCGTCTGAGTCGACCACCCGCAACTGGGGGTAGTTGATCCGGTCGTTGATGTTGGGCAGCTCCCGAACCGGGGCACGACGGTCAAAACGGGGACGTGGGGGCATTCAGGCGGTGACGGGGACAGGTGCAGACAACTTCGCTGAATACAACGTCTGCATCCTTCACCTTAGATGTTGCTCGATCAACGTCATTGCATCCGTCAGCGTTGCCTGGTCGGCTAGCCAGTGGGGGTTGTGCTGACGCCGGAACCAGGTGCGTTGGCGTTTGGCGAACTGGCGGGTGCGTTGGCTGGTGATTCGCACCGCATCTGCAGTGCTCAGGCTGCCGCCGATCACCTGCAGCGCTTCGCCGTAGCCGATGGTCTGCAGCAGCGGCAGATCAGCGCCGTAGCGCTCGCTCAGGCGTCGGGTCTCCTCCACCAGCCCATCGCAGTACAGCTGCTCGGTGCGTTGCTGGATGCGCTGGCGCAGGTTGGCGGGGTTGAGGCCCAGTTCCAGCACCCGCCAGGGCGGAGGCGTTGCTGTGGCCTGGCGGCTTATCGGTTGCCCGGAGGCGTAGAGCACCTCCAGGGCGCGCTGGGTGCGCACCGCATCGGCGGGGGCGATTTTGGCGGCGGCCCTTGGGTCGGCGGCCTGCAGCAGGGGGTGGCAGATGGCCTGGCCCAGGGCCGTCAGCTGCTGACGCAGCTGCGGCTGGGGTGCCACGGCCGGAGGCTGAAGCCCGCTGGTGAGGGCCTTGAGATACAGGCCGCTGCCGCCCACCAGCAAGGCCACGCCCCGCTGCTCCAGAGCGGCGTCGATGCAAGGGGTTGCGATCGCCTGAAACTCCTGGAGGGTGATCGGCTGATCGGGCCTGCGCAGGTCCAGCAGATGGTGCAGCACTCGCGCCTGTTGCTCCGCGGTCGGCTTGGCGGTTCCGATGTCCATCTCCCGATAGAGCTGGCGGGAATCCACGTTGATCACCGGCAGATCAAGCCTTTCGGCGATGTCCAGCGCCAGGGCGGTTTTGCCGCTGGCGGTGGGCCCGAGCAGGGTGATCACCAGGGGGTGGGAGCTGTTCAAAAGGGTGAGGGGGTGCAGCCCGGCGTGGAATGGGCGCTGAGAGGCCTCTGCAAGCCTCTATAGACAGCCGGTGGTAGATTGACATTGTCAGGTCGAGGTTTAGAGCCGTTGCGCCCGCCCATGACCCGGTTTCCTGGCTTGAGACTTTCTGAATGAGCGACGCTTCCAAGGTCCAGAACGCCTACGGCGCCGAGCAAATTCAGGTGCTGGAGGGGCTTGAGCCCGTACGCAAGCGTCCGGGCATGTACATCGGCTCCACCGGACCGCGGGGCCTGCACCATCTGGTGTACGAAGTTGTTGATAACTCGGTTGATGAAGCCCTGGCGGGCCATTGCGACCGCATTGTTGTGGTGCTGGGGGAAGACGGTTCCGCCTCGGTGAGCGACAACGGCCGCGGCATTCCCACCGATGTGCACCCGCGCACCGGCAAGAGCGCCCTGGAGACGGTGCTCACCGTGCTGCACGCCGGCGGCAAGTTCGGTGCCGGGGGATACAAGGTGTCTGGCGGTCTCCACGGCGTTGGCGTCTCGGTGGTGAACGCCCTGAGCGAATGGGTGCAGGTGACGGTGCGCCGTCAGGGCCAGGTGCATCGCCAGCGTTTTGAGCGCGGCGCGGCGATTGGCTCCCTGGCTTCAGAGTCCCAGCCCGCAGCGGAATCCGGTGAGACAGGCACCACCGTCTGCTTCAAACCTGACCTTGAAATCTTTACCGGCGGCATCGTCTTCGACTACGCCACCCTCTCGGCCCGTTTGAGGGAGCTGGCCTACCTCAACGGCGGCGTGCGGATCGTGTTCCGCGATGAGCGGGAGGCGGCCCGGGATGAGGAAGGGAATCCCCATGAAGAGACCTACTTCTACGAGGGCGGCATCAAGGAATACGTCGCCTACATGAACAAGGAGAAGGACGCCCTTCATCCGGACATCATTTACGTGAATTCCGAGAAGGACGGCGTTCAGGTGGAGGCAGCCCTGCAGTGGTGCTCCGATGCCTACTCCGACAGCATCCTTGGGTTTGCCAACAACATCCGCACCGTGGATGGCGGCACCCACATCGAAGGCCTGAAGACGGTGCTCACCCGCACCCTCAACGCCTTCGCCAAGAAGCTGGGCAAACGCAAGGAATCCGATTCCAACTTGGCGGGGGAGAACATCCGAGAAGGCCTGACAGCGGTGCTGTCGGTAAAAGTGCCGGAACCGGAATTTGAGGGTCAAACCAAGACCAAGCTCGGCAACACCGAAGTGCGCGGCATTGTCGACAACCTGGTGGGTGAAGCCCTCAGCCAGTTCCTTGAGTTCAATCCCTCCGTGATCAGCCTGATCCTGGAGAAGGCGATCCAGGCCTTCAATGCGGCTGAAGCCGCCCGCCGAGCCCGCGAATTGGTGCGGCGCAAGAGTGTTCTGGAGAGCTCAACCCTGCCCGGAAAACTGGCTGACTGCAGCTCCCGCGACCCCGGCGAATCCGAGATTTACATCGTGGAGGGCGACTCTGCTGGTGGCTCCGCCAAGCAGGGCCGCGACCGTCGCTTCCAGGCGATCCTGCCGCTGCGGGGCAAGATCCTCAACATCGAAAAGACCGACGACGCCAAGATCTACAAGAACACGGAGATTCAGGCACTGATCACCGCCCTTGGCCTGGGGATCAAGGGGGAGGACTTCGACGTGAAGAACCTCCGCTACCACCGGGTCGTGATCATGACCGATGCCGACGTGGACGGCGCCCACATCCGCACCCTGCTGCTCACCTTCTTCTATCGCTACCAGAAGGAGCTGGTGGAGGGCGGTTACATCTACATCGCCTGCCCGCCGCTCTACAAAGTTGAGCGCGGCAAGAACCACACCTATTGCTACAACGAGGGCGATCTGCAGAAGACCCTCGAAGGCTTCGGCGAGAAGGCTAATTACACGATCCAGCGCTTCAAGGGCCTTGGCGAAATGATGCCCAAACAGCTCTGGGAAACCACCATGGATCCCACCACTCGCACGATGAAGCGGGTGGAGATCGAAGATGCCCTCGAGGCCGATCGCATCTTCACGATCCTGATGGGTGACAAGGTGGCGCCCCGCCGGGAATTCATCGAAACCCACAGCGCCGAGCTGGACATGGCAGCCCTCGACATTTGATGACGGCTGATCGAACAGGGACTGTTTCTACAAGCAGTGTCCTTCGGTGGAGTTGGCTGCTGGGGGTGGCGTTAATGGCTCCGGCTGCCTTGCCGGCCGGTGGTGCTGACCGGCGTCAACCCCAACCTCGTCGTCGCGCTATCTCCGGGCCGTTGCACACCAATTCTGATCAACCTCTGCGCCTCAGCCCGTTGGCGGTAGCCCCACGGGTGAGCACCCTTAAGGCGGGATCCTCCCTGCGCCTGCTGCGGCGTTGGTCTTCAGCCGATGGCCAAGACTGGCTCCACGTGCAAACCCTCTCTGGAGATCAACGCCGTGGCTGGCTCCGCGCCTGAAGCTCTTTTGGTTGGGCTCGGGGCCATCCCCGGTGCCTGGCTGCGTTTGAAAGTAGTGAACCACTTTCAGCCGATGGTGCCGAAGAAGCACTGGGGGACCTTCTTGGTGAATGTGGTGGCTTGTTTCGCCCTTGGGCTGGTGCTGGCCCTCAGTGAAACCTGTGCCTCCAGCAGCGGTATTGCTTTGCTGATGGGTGTGGGCTTTTTCGGCAGCCTCAGCACGTTTTCCACCTTCGCTGTGGAGCTGCTGAACGAGCTCCGGGCCGGCCAGACGCTCATTGCTGTGGTGCTTGCGCTGGCCTCGATCGGGGTGGGCTTGCTGGCCTCTGCTTTGGGTTACGGACTGGGGGAGATCCATGCCTGAAATCCAACCAAGCCTGCAACTGGAACTGCAGGAGCTGCTGCTTGTTGGCGTGGGTGCTGTGCCCGGAGCCTTGCTGCGCTGGCAGCTGGCTCTGCATCTGGGGGATCAGAACCTGCTGGTGAATGTTCTGGGGGCTGCCCTCTTGGGCTTGTTGGCCGGGCTCCCGGCGGCCCCACGGCGACAGGTGCTGCTGGGAATTGGCTTTTGCGGCTCGCTCACCACCTTCAGCAGCTGGATGCTGGCGGCTACGAAGCACCTGAGTTCCGGTGATTGGGCCGCCGCTTTGGGTTTGATCGGGCTGACCCTTGGGCTGGGGGTGGGAGCGGCTGCACTGGGTTTTCAGCTCGGTCGGCGTGTTACACAAATCTGACCAAGCGGCAACATGTCAGTTATGAGAAGAACTCCGAGGTTTTGCTTTCCTGGTGTGCCAATAGGAATTTGTTGGCGATCTGTGAATCGATGCAGTCTTCTGTGTTGTGTGTTCAACAGTTTTGCTGTGTTGAGCCTCGAAAATAAATTAGGTGTGTTTTGAAGCAGTCTGCGTCTCGCTCTGTCTTTTATGAGGGCATCGATCTGCTTCGCGGTGGGGCAGTTTTTCTTGTTCTTTGGTCTCATGCCGGGATCGTTCTCCCTCATTCATTGCATGGAGCACTCGCTGCCCCATGGTTTCGCCCGGGCTTCTGGGGTGTTACGACTTTTTTTGCGATTAGTGGCTTTTTGGTGGTTGGGCAGTTAATTGATATTGCGACAGATAAGCGTGGTGAGTTGCTCAGGGCTTTTGTCCTTCGCCGTTGGTTCCGTACTGTTCCGACGTATTGGATTGTTCTTCTTTTATTGTTAGTTGCTGGCTCCATTGGTTGGCTGGGATGGAAAACTTGGTTGGCAAATATCTTTTTTCTGCAAGGCTCGATCTTTGTTCATGAGCCTAATTTACTATCTGTTTCGTGGAGCTTGGTCATTGAAGAATGGAGTTATCTTGTGTTTGCATTTGCTGTTTTTATCTTAATCTTTTTGAAGAGACGCCTTGCTCTCGGTAATGCTCAGGTGATGGCTATTGTGGGCGGGTTGTTGATCGCTTCGATTGTTTGTGCTTCGTTTGCACGTTATATTTTTATTGAAAATGGAGGCAGCGTTCGATCTCTGAAGCAGGATCTTTTTCTTCAGTCCGATGCTCTGGCATATGGAGGTTTATTGGCCTTGTTTATGCGAACGCGACCAAGAGATTTTGAGGTTTTGGCCTTGCGTCCAATCGCATTTTCGCGAATTTTTGCGTTAATGGCTGTTATCTCTGTGGCATCAATATCTGGCAACAGCTTGTTTCGATCCGTTTTAGAGCCTGTTCCAATTGGGCTTTCAGAATGGCTGTCATTTGGGTTCTACCCAATGGCTGGGCTATTAGCTTGTGCATTAATTGTAGGCTTTTGGGGCTTTGAATATTCGAGTTTGCCTAAAAGTTTATCTCAAATGATTAGAATTTTAAGTAAAATAAGTTACTCGGTTTATTTGCTTCACGTTCCGATCGCGCACATGGTTGCTGGATTTGAGCTGCCCTACTTACTTAAATTTGTGATGTATCTATTCGGCTCAATTCTTGTTGGATATACGAGTTGGATTCTGCTTGAAAAGCCCTTTATGCGGCTTCGTCGGCGCTTGGTTTGATGCTTATAAAGGTCAGCCAGGGGTTCTTGAGGGACCCCCGGCTTTTTGCTCGTCCTATGCCGCCAGCGCCGCCTCAATCGCCGACTTGAGATCTTCAGGGGTGACGCCGCTCTTGAAGCGGGAGATCACGATGCCGTCCTTGCCCACCAGGAACTTCTCGAAGTTCCACTCCACATCACCGGCGGGATCCATCTGGTTGAGCGTGGTGTAGGGCTCGGTGGTGCTTCCCTTGGCATGCACCTTGTCGAACAGTTCGAAGTCGGCGCCGTAGGTGGTGGAGCAGAAGCTCTTGATCTCATCCAGGGTGCCGGGTTCCTGGGCGCCGAAGTCGTTGCAGGGGAAACCCAGCACCGCCAGCCCCTTGGCGGCGTAAGCCTCGTTCAGGGCCTGCAGACCGGCGTACTGCTTGGTGAAGCCACAGCGGCTGGCCACGTTCACGATCAGCAGCACCTTGCCGGCGTAGTCGCCCAGGGATTTGCTGCTGCCGTCAGGGGTGGTGACGGAGACGGAGCTGACGCTGATCGCCATGGTGAAACAAGGATGGAGCGCAGAGGTTAACCGGCTGTAACGGCCATACACTGGGCTCCCGGCCGGAGGAGCATGACGGAGGCATCGGGGCTGAGCAGTGCTGGCGTGAGCGTGGAACCCGACTTGCTGGCCGAAGCGGTCTCACAGGAGCTCGCCGCGATGCTGCAGGCGGGCAATTACGACGCCGTGAAACTGCTGCTGGAACCGGTGCAGCCGGTGGACATCGCCGAGGCGATCGGCAGTCTTCCGGCCAACCTGCAGGCGATTGCCTTTCGCCTGCTCAGCAAGGACGAAGCCATCAGTGTTTACGAGTACCTCGACACCGCCACCCAGCAAAGCCTGCTGAGCCTGCTGCGCTCTGGCGAGATGCGGGAGGTGATGGAGGAGATGTCGCCGGATGATCGCGCCCGATTGTTTGAGGAGTTGCCGGCCAAGGTGGTGCGGCAGCTGCTCAGCGAGCTCAGTCCGGATGAACGGAAGGTGACGGCTGAGTTGCTGGGTTACCGCTCCGAAACGGCCGGTCGCTTGATGACGACCGAATACATCGCCTTCAAGGAAAACCAGACCGCCGCAGTGGCGCTGGAGATCGTGCGGCGGCGTGCTCGCGACACCGAGACGATTTATTCCCTCTATGTGACGGACGCCGAGCGACGCCTTACAGGGATCTTGTCGCTGCGGGATCTGGTCACAGCAGATCCCCAGGCCCGCATCGGTGATGTGATGACCGAGGAGGTGCTCAGCGTCAGCACTGACACCGACCAGGAAAAGGTGGCGCGCACGATTCAGCGTTACGACTTCCTCGCCGTTCCAGTGGTGGATCTGGAACAGCGTCTCGTGGGCATCGTCACGGTGGACGACGTGATCGACGTGATCGAGCAGGAGGCCACCCGTGATCTCTACGCCGCCGGCGCGGTGCAGGCCGGCGATGACGACGACTACTTCAGCAGCAATCTGTTCACCGTTGCCCGGCGCCGCGTGGTGTGGCTGGCGGTGCTGGTGCTGGCCAGCTTTTTCACCTCGGAGGTGATCGCCGCCAATGAAGACGTGCTGCAGCAGGTGGTGTTGCTGGCGGCGTTCATTCCCTTGCTCGGTGGCACCGGCGGCAACGTGGGGGCCCAAAGCTCCACGGTGGTGATCCGTGGTTTGAGCACCCAGAGCATTTCCAGCCTTGGCCCCTTGCGGGCCATTGGCCGCGAAGCCATGGCGGGGGCGTTGCTGGGGGTGTTGATGATGTTGCTGGTGGTTCCCTTTGCCTGGTGGCGTGGCGAAAGCGCACTGGTGGGACTCTCGGTGGGGATGAGCCTGCTGGCGATCACCACCCTGGCGGCCACGGCCGGTGCCGCGTTTCCGTTGCTGTTTGACCGCATGGGTCTGGATCCGGCATTGATGTCCACGCCCTTCATCACCACCTGCACGGATGTGGCGGGCACGCTGATCTACCTGAAGACGGCGGGATGGCTGCTGGTGCATCTGCCGCAGTTGGTGCAGGCCGCAGGTATTTCTACCCATTTCTTCACCTTCGGCATTTTCTGAGAGTCTGTTTACGTTTCTTAGGAGTACGCTTCACATAACTCAAAGAAGCGCCCCATGGCTCCGGCTGCGACCGCTGCTTCCAAGCCCAAAACTGCTGCGAAGGCTGCAAAAACAGTCACGGCAGACGTTGATCTGGTTCGTTCTTATTTGCGGGACATCGGACGTGTGCCGCTGCTGACCCACGAGCAGGAGATCACTCTGGGCCGCCAGGTGCAAGAGCTGATGGATCTGGAATCGCTCGAGTCGGAGCTGGAGAGCAAGGCGGGTGAGAAGCCCAGCCGTGACCAGCTGGCCAAGGCGTCCGGGCTGTCTTCGATGCAGCTCAAGCGCAAGTTGCAGCATGGCCGTCGCGCCAAGGAACGGATGGTGGCTGCCAACCTCCGGCTGGTGGTGAGCGTGGCCAAGAAGTACACCAAGCGGAACATGGAACTCCTGGACCTGATCCAGGAAGGCACCATCGGTCTGGTGCGTGGCGTGGAGAAGTTCGACCCGACCCGCGGTTACAAGTTTTCCACCTATGCCTATTGGTGGATTCGCCAGGGCATCACGCGGGCCATCGCGGAGAAGAGCCGCACGATCCGGCTGCCGATCCACATCACCGAGATGCTGAACAAGCTCAAAAAGGGTCAGCGAGAGCTGAGCCAGGAGCTGGGTCGCACGCCCACCGTCACCGAGCTGGCTGAGTTCGTCGAGCTGCCGGAAGACGACGTCAAGGATCTGATGTGCCGAGCCAGGCAGCCGGTGAGCCTGGAGATGAAGGTGGGAGATGGTGATGACACCGAACTGCTGGAGTTGCTCTCTGGCGATGGTGATCTGCCCAGCGATCAGGTGGAAGAGGATTGCCTCAAGGGCGACCTGCGCAGCCTTTTGGGCCAGCTGCCCCACCTGCAGGAGCAGGTGCTGCGGATGCGTTACGGCATGGATGGGGAAGATCCGATGAGCCTTACGGGCATCGGCCGGATCCTGGGCATGAGTCGCGACCGTGTTCGCAACCTCGAGCGTGATGGTTTGGCCGGTCTG containing:
- the miaA gene encoding tRNA (adenosine(37)-N6)-dimethylallyltransferase MiaA, yielding MNSSHPLVITLLGPTASGKTALALDIAERLDLPVINVDSRQLYREMDIGTAKPTAEQQARVLHHLLDLRRPDQPITLQEFQAIATPCIDAALEQRGVALLVGGSGLYLKALTSGLQPPAVAPQPQLRQQLTALGQAICHPLLQAADPRAAAKIAPADAVRTQRALEVLYASGQPISRQATATPPPWRVLELGLNPANLRQRIQQRTEQLYCDGLVEETRRLSERYGADLPLLQTIGYGEALQVIGGSLSTADAVRITSQRTRQFAKRQRTWFRRQHNPHWLADQATLTDAMTLIEQHLR
- a CDS encoding acyltransferase, which produces MKQSASRSVFYEGIDLLRGGAVFLVLWSHAGIVLPHSLHGALAAPWFRPGFWGVTTFFAISGFLVVGQLIDIATDKRGELLRAFVLRRWFRTVPTYWIVLLLLLVAGSIGWLGWKTWLANIFFLQGSIFVHEPNLLSVSWSLVIEEWSYLVFAFAVFILIFLKRRLALGNAQVMAIVGGLLIASIVCASFARYIFIENGGSVRSLKQDLFLQSDALAYGGLLALFMRTRPRDFEVLALRPIAFSRIFALMAVISVASISGNSLFRSVLEPVPIGLSEWLSFGFYPMAGLLACALIVGFWGFEYSSLPKSLSQMIRILSKISYSVYLLHVPIAHMVAGFELPYLLKFVMYLFGSILVGYTSWILLEKPFMRLRRRLV
- the gyrB gene encoding DNA topoisomerase (ATP-hydrolyzing) subunit B, coding for MSDASKVQNAYGAEQIQVLEGLEPVRKRPGMYIGSTGPRGLHHLVYEVVDNSVDEALAGHCDRIVVVLGEDGSASVSDNGRGIPTDVHPRTGKSALETVLTVLHAGGKFGAGGYKVSGGLHGVGVSVVNALSEWVQVTVRRQGQVHRQRFERGAAIGSLASESQPAAESGETGTTVCFKPDLEIFTGGIVFDYATLSARLRELAYLNGGVRIVFRDEREAARDEEGNPHEETYFYEGGIKEYVAYMNKEKDALHPDIIYVNSEKDGVQVEAALQWCSDAYSDSILGFANNIRTVDGGTHIEGLKTVLTRTLNAFAKKLGKRKESDSNLAGENIREGLTAVLSVKVPEPEFEGQTKTKLGNTEVRGIVDNLVGEALSQFLEFNPSVISLILEKAIQAFNAAEAARRARELVRRKSVLESSTLPGKLADCSSRDPGESEIYIVEGDSAGGSAKQGRDRRFQAILPLRGKILNIEKTDDAKIYKNTEIQALITALGLGIKGEDFDVKNLRYHRVVIMTDADVDGAHIRTLLLTFFYRYQKELVEGGYIYIACPPLYKVERGKNHTYCYNEGDLQKTLEGFGEKANYTIQRFKGLGEMMPKQLWETTMDPTTRTMKRVEIEDALEADRIFTILMGDKVAPRREFIETHSAELDMAALDI
- a CDS encoding glutathione peroxidase gives rise to the protein MAISVSSVSVTTPDGSSKSLGDYAGKVLLIVNVASRCGFTKQYAGLQALNEAYAAKGLAVLGFPCNDFGAQEPGTLDEIKSFCSTTYGADFELFDKVHAKGSTTEPYTTLNQMDPAGDVEWNFEKFLVGKDGIVISRFKSGVTPEDLKSAIEAALAA
- the infC gene encoding translation initiation factor IF-3 codes for the protein MPPRPRFDRRAPVRELPNINDRINYPQLRVVDSDGAQLGVISREEALDVARDRELDLVLVSEKADPPVCRIMDYGKFKFEQEKKAKEAKKKSHQTEVKEVKMRYKIDQHDYDVRIGQAQRFLKAGDKVKCTVIFRGREIQHTALAETLLRRMAKDLEEKAEIQQAPKREGRNMIMFLTPRKTPLVKKEEKEQAANKAVRTIPAPPKPTAAKVASPQG
- a CDS encoding CrcB family protein; translated protein: MPEIQPSLQLELQELLLVGVGAVPGALLRWQLALHLGDQNLLVNVLGAALLGLLAGLPAAPRRQVLLGIGFCGSLTTFSSWMLAATKHLSSGDWAAALGLIGLTLGLGVGAAALGFQLGRRVTQI
- a CDS encoding SH3 domain-containing protein; this encodes MTADRTGTVSTSSVLRWSWLLGVALMAPAALPAGGADRRQPQPRRRAISGPLHTNSDQPLRLSPLAVAPRVSTLKAGSSLRLLRRWSSADGQDWLHVQTLSGDQRRGWLRA
- a CDS encoding dienelactone hydrolase family protein, translated to MSSFPSPGWVELANGVVPLRCWWALPQVIINDIESKSLISRVYVVLPEVFGLNAWVRSVADRLAAQGYPALAVSLFSRTAPDLELAYEASDLAEGRRHKDATTSEQIVADVAAAVSWFRARYPQAAIHVVGFCFGGHAAFLAATLPGVEHAFDFYGAGVSRMRPGGGEPSLALLPEIKARLTCVFGMADPLIPQEDREAIGAALSKVDTAGHRLRVVEYAGADHGFMCEARSAFHPQASAQGWRLLLAGDPVA
- the mgtE gene encoding magnesium transporter, which codes for MTEASGLSSAGVSVEPDLLAEAVSQELAAMLQAGNYDAVKLLLEPVQPVDIAEAIGSLPANLQAIAFRLLSKDEAISVYEYLDTATQQSLLSLLRSGEMREVMEEMSPDDRARLFEELPAKVVRQLLSELSPDERKVTAELLGYRSETAGRLMTTEYIAFKENQTAAVALEIVRRRARDTETIYSLYVTDAERRLTGILSLRDLVTADPQARIGDVMTEEVLSVSTDTDQEKVARTIQRYDFLAVPVVDLEQRLVGIVTVDDVIDVIEQEATRDLYAAGAVQAGDDDDYFSSNLFTVARRRVVWLAVLVLASFFTSEVIAANEDVLQQVVLLAAFIPLLGGTGGNVGAQSSTVVIRGLSTQSISSLGPLRAIGREAMAGALLGVLMMLLVVPFAWWRGESALVGLSVGMSLLAITTLAATAGAAFPLLFDRMGLDPALMSTPFITTCTDVAGTLIYLKTAGWLLVHLPQLVQAAGISTHFFTFGIF
- a CDS encoding CrcB family protein, which encodes MAGSAPEALLVGLGAIPGAWLRLKVVNHFQPMVPKKHWGTFLVNVVACFALGLVLALSETCASSSGIALLMGVGFFGSLSTFSTFAVELLNELRAGQTLIAVVLALASIGVGLLASALGYGLGEIHA
- a CDS encoding RpoD/SigA family RNA polymerase sigma factor; amino-acid sequence: MAPAATAASKPKTAAKAAKTVTADVDLVRSYLRDIGRVPLLTHEQEITLGRQVQELMDLESLESELESKAGEKPSRDQLAKASGLSSMQLKRKLQHGRRAKERMVAANLRLVVSVAKKYTKRNMELLDLIQEGTIGLVRGVEKFDPTRGYKFSTYAYWWIRQGITRAIAEKSRTIRLPIHITEMLNKLKKGQRELSQELGRTPTVTELAEFVELPEDDVKDLMCRARQPVSLEMKVGDGDDTELLELLSGDGDLPSDQVEEDCLKGDLRSLLGQLPHLQEQVLRMRYGMDGEDPMSLTGIGRILGMSRDRVRNLERDGLAGLRRVSDQVEAYVAC